The stretch of DNA TCTATCGCGCGCGCAACCGGCTGAAGGAGCGGTTCGAAAACTTTGAGGGGTAGCGCAGGTGGCCGCGTAAGTGACGGTATACGCATTTTCAGGAGCCCCCTATGCCAGCCGTTAATCGCCGAAAATTTCTTGGAACAGGAGCGGGGGGAATAGGCCTGCTCGGCCTCGCCGGTGCAATGCCGGCATGGGCACGCGGTGCGAACATCTTGGCGGGAAACGCCCGCAAGGGGCTGGACGAGGTAGCTGGACCGAATATCGACCTCACTGTCGCGCGATCAGCCTTCGCGACCGGCAACAGAAGCGGTGGAGCCATCGCCGTCAACGGCTCGATTCCCGGCCCCTTGTTGCGCTTGAAGGAAGGTACAACCGTCCGGCTCAACGTCCATAACCAGCTCGAGGAAGACACCTCGATCCACTGGCATGGGCTGCTCGTGCCATTCGAGCTCGATGGCGTGCCGGGTGTGAGTTTTCCGGGCGTCAAACCGGGCGAAACCTTCACTGCGGAATTTCCGGTGCGCCAGTCCGGCACCTACTGGTGGCACTCGCATAGCGGCCTGCAGGAACAGGCTGGGCACTACGGCGCTATCGTGGTGGATCCGGCGGGGCCCGATCCGGTTCAGGCCGACCGTGAATATATCGTGGTGCTGAGCGAATTCAGCGAAATGTCGCCCCACACGATATTCGACAAGCTCAAAAAGGGCGAAGGCTACTTCAACTACAACCAGAATACCTGGACCGACGACTATCCGCTTTCGGGCGAGGATCGCCGTATGTGGGCCAGAATGCGCATGATGCCTACCGACATCCTCGATGTGTCGAGCGCTGCCTACACTTACCTCCTCAATGGTCACGGACCGCTCGACAACCTGGAATATCTCTTCCGCCCGGGTGAACGCGTGCGGCTGCGCTTCATCAATGCCGGCGCCATGACCTTTTTCAATATTCGTATTCCCGGCCTGCCGATGACCATCGTTCAGGCGGACGGGCAGAACGTCGAGCCGGTTGAGGTCGACGAGTTTCAGATCGGCGTGGCCGAGACCTATGACGTCGTCGTGACGCCGGGCGCGCAACAGGCATACACGCTGGTCGCTGAGTCGATGGACCGCTCGGGCATGGGTATTGCCACGCTGGCGAGCGCACCCGGCGCGCGCGCCGCCATTCCGCCGCTGCGCGATCCACCGCTCCTGACCATGGCTGACATGGGCATGAGCGGCATGGACCACGGCTCGTCTGGCGACGCCGGCATGTCGGGTATGGACCATGGAAGTGGCGGCGACATGGCAGGGATGGACCATGGTTCTTCCGGCCAATCCGAGATGGCAGGCATGGCCGGAATGTCGGGTATGCAGATGCGGGATACCTCGCTCCTGCCACCCGATGTCAAGGTCGGTCCCGGTCTCGACATGGTCTCGATGAACCCGGTCGACCGTATGGGCGATCCCGGCATCGGTCTCGCCGATGTCCCGCATCGCACGCTCGACTATCGCAAGCTGCGCGCTCTGACGCCGCACCGCGAGGGCCGCACGCCGTCACGGCGAATGGAAATTCATCTGACCGGAAATATGGAGCGCTACATGTGGTCGTTCGACGGCAAGAAGTTCTCCGCCGTCTCCGACGAGCCGATCCGTTTCGCCTATAACGAGCGCGTGCGCGTGAAGCTCGTCAACGATACGATGATGGCGCACCCCATTCACCTGCACGGTCATTTCTTCGAGCTGGTCAATGGCGCATCGGCCGATCGTCAACCGCTCAAGCACACGGTAATCCTGCAGCCGGGTGGCAGCGCGCAGTTAGATCTGACGGCGGACGAGCCGGGCGACTGGGCTTTCCACTGTCACCTTCTCTATCACATGCATGCCGGGATGTTTCAGATCGTCACGGTCGCCAATCCCGACGGGAGCGAAGCATGAAAATTCGTATTGCCAGCCTGCTCGCATCGGTCGCAGCCGGCTCAGTTCTCGCCTCCCCCGCGGCGGCGCAGCATGCCGGTCATTCGCCGGCGGAGCCGCAGCAAGGCGCCGAGGCGCAGGCTGACGCGAAGACAAAGTGCGAGGAGGAAGCCGAGCGCCATCGCGCGATGGGGCATCCGGTAGCAGATGGAGCATGCGAACCGGCTGCTCAGTCTGAAGCCGCCATGGACCACTCCGAGATGGATCATTCAACCATGGATCATGGTTCGATGACCGCTCGGGACGGTCATTCGAGCATGACAATGCCGATTGACGCTGCCCGTCCACAGGCATCGCCCGAAAGTCATGAAGGAATGGATCACGGCTCGATGCCGCAGGGCAAGCCTGCCGAAGGCGCGATGGATCGTTCGCAGATGAATCACGGCGAGATGGGACAGGCGGAAGCCAGTTCGTCGATGGACCATGGGCAGATGGATCACAGCCAGATGAACCATGGGCAGACGCCTTCGCAGGACATGCAGGGCATGGACCATTCGGCGATGCAGATGGGCTCGGATGCCGATATCCCGCTGTTGCCGCCTCCTCCAGAAGCAGGGAGCGGCCCAGCGCGCGCGGCGGTTGCGATCTGGGGCGAGGAAGCCATGAACGAAGCGCGGCGCGAACTTGTCCGCGAGACCGACGGCGGGATTCGCTTCTGGTTTCAGGGCGACAGGCTCGAATACCGCGCCCGCGATGGGAAGGATGGATATCTGTGGGACATCCAAGGATATTATGGCGGTGACATCGACAAATTCTGGTTCAAGTCCGAAGGTGAGGGCAGCTTTGGCGAACCCATAGAAGGCGCCGAGGTCCAGGCGCTCTGGAGCCGCGCCATTGCGCCCTTCTTCGATTTCCAGGCGGGTGTTCGCCAGGACCTCACCGCTCCGGAGCGCACCCATGCGGTGATCGGTATCCAGGGTCTCATGCCGTACCGCTTCGAGATCGATGCCGCGGCCTTCGTCTCCACCAAGGGCGATGTGACCGCGCGTATCGAGGGCGAGCTCGACCAGCGGATCACCCAGCGCCTTATCCTCCAGCCAAGGGCGGAACTCGCGCTATCGGCACAGGACATTCCCGAACTCGGTATCAGCGCAGGTCTCGACCGGATCGAGGCAGGTCTGCGTCTTCGCTACGAGTTCGGACGCGAATTCGCGCCCTATGTTGGCGTTTCCCAGGAATGGCGGATCGGTGACAGCGCCGATTATGCCCGCGCCGTAGGGGAAGACCCCAGCGTGACGAATTACGTCGTAGGCTTACGATTCTGGTTTTAAGAGAAGGAAATATACAATGAGAACAAGACTATCTCTAAGCGCGGTCGCCCTGGCCTTGGCTGCAGGGGGCGCTCCCGCCCTGGCACAATCCATGGACCATTCGGCGCATTCGGAACATTCGGTATCAACGCCGATGGACCATACGGAGCAGGGCATGAACCATGCCGAGCATATGTCTGCGATGAACGACGACGTCGCTGGGGCAGAAGCGGTTCTGACATTATATCGCGATGCCCTGACGTCGCGCGATGCAGAGGCCATGGCCGCGCTGTTTGCCGAGGAATCCTTCGTTTACGAAAACGGCAAGGCGGAAGGCAGCTTCACGCATTACATGGAGCATCATCTGGGACCGGAACTCGATGCAATAACCAGCTTCACCTTCGGCGAACCGACGCTCGCAGTCACCCGGATGGGACATATGGCCTATGGCCGCGAAACGTACACCTATCGGATCGAACTGGCCGACGGCCGCGTGATCGACCGCGAAGGCGTTGCGACCTCGGTGCTCGCCCATGATGCGGATGGCTGGAAGATCGTTCAGTACCATTCATCGTCACGAGCGCCGCGTAACAACTGATTTGATCGGGGGAACACCGATTGGCGACTCGCTCTTTCAAGCTGCGTCTGCATGTGCTGGGCAGCAAGCTTCACAAATGGCTGGCGATCTTTGTCGGCGTCCAGGTGCTACTATGGATGGCCACCGGGGCGCTGATGTCGTTCCTCGACATCGAAGAGGTTCGGTCCGAACATGTCGTTTCGCGCGCGCCGGAGGTCCTGCCCGCTGATGCTGTCATGCCCCAATGGCTCGATAGCAGCGAGGGGGTGGTTTCCCTTGCGACGCGCGCGGTCGGCGGCAGGGCCGTGACCGAGGTCCGTCGGGAAGATGGAAGCGTCACGCTCCGCGATCCGGAAAGCGGCATGCTCCTCTCGCCTCTTCCCGCTGCGAGCGCACAGGCCATCGCCCGACGTGCCTGGACCGGGCCGCGAACCACCATAGCGAAAACACTTTTCGTGGAAGACGCAGTCGGGACCGAATTCCGCGGTCCGTTCCCGGCGTGGCAAATCACTTACGGCGATGAGGATAATACCCGCGTCTACATCGATGCATCGAGCGGCTCGGTGCTCGCTGCCCGCAGCGACACCTGGCGCTTGTTCGACTTTGTCTGGGGGCTGCATATCATGGACTGGACGCAGCGCGACCGGATCAACAGCTGGTGGCTGCTACTGTTCGGGATCGGCGGGACAATCATCGCGGTTTCGGGCTTCGTGCTGCTTGCCAACCGGTTTCCCAAGATCAGGCGGCGGGCAAAACCTGTGCCAAATGCTCCCTGAAGCCGCTCCTTGTTCAATCAGGTTCGACGCGGGCAAAGCGGATCAGCAGGATCGTTAGTGCGGGTACGATCGTCCACATTGCGATCGGGATCAGCGCCAGTCCCGTCACTGGCTCGTGTGGCATTAAATCGCTGTAGCGCCAGCTCAGGAAGCTGTTTGCAGGAAGCGACGTAGCGATCATTTCGACGGCGATGGCGACGACAAGCCCGAAGCCGAAATAGATCGCATAGGGTAGCTTGTCTGACTGCCAGGGCCACGCGTGCCCGCCGCGCAGTGCAGCAAGGCTATAAGCTGTGAGCAGGATCACGCCATCGCCCAGGCTTGCGATGCCGCAGCGAATGGTCTGCTCATAAGTCTCGAGATTGCCCGGCTTGAAAAACGGCATCTGGAAAATCTCCCAGACGAACGCGATCAGGCTTCCACAAATGAAGATGAGCCAATGGGTTCTGGTCATGCTGCGGATACGCCGGAATGATGTGCGCAAGGAAATAGCGGCTGGCCGGAGTTCCACGTCCTGCGTAACGTCTTTGCTGCCCCAAAGCCTGGATCAGTCACCGTCTTCGCGCCTCTCGGTCTTGGCCATGCGAGCAGCGCGTTCGAGAAATTTCCGCATGTCACCTGCTGCCAGTTCGGTAAACGGATGCCGGCTCGCCTCAGGGCGCGGTTCGATCATGTCCGCACGTTTCCTGATCCGTTCGATTTGTTCATCGCTCGCCCCGGACAAAAGCCCGAGAACTATGTTCTCGAGAGTTATGAGGCGCATGCGCATTTGCACCAGCTCGGCATGATCGGGCTCCGGGATATCCCAGCTGCCGTCCTCATTGACCGTGCTCACGACTGCTTCTCCGACAGCTCTGTTGTCACCATGATCTGTTCCATTCATCTCTACCGGCTTCGGTTAAAAAGGGTGACCGAAAAACACCATTCCTGCAACCGGCTGTGCCATCGGCTCAGCCGTCTCCGGTGGGCGCGGAAATTGTTTGAGGGGAAGAGATGTTGGCTGCGTAAAGAGAATGAATGCGCACAGCACCCATCGCATGACCGACGTAAGGAAATCGATTATAAAACGGACAGCTCTAGCTCTCATTCTCGCCACTGGCCTGACAGCCACTCCGGCGATGGCCCAGGAACAGCATGACCACGGAGCTCAGGCTGCGGCACAGCAGCAGGATCACGCTGGCCACATGATGCAGGATTCGGAGGCCATGGCGGCGCATCGCGAGAAGATGGCTGAAATGCGCGCGCTGATGCAGCAGGCCCACGCGGCGAGCGATCCTGCCGAACGCCAAAGGCTTATGGCCGAACATCGTGCAAAAATGCAAGAGCACATGGCGGGCATGATGCAGGGCGGCAATTCCGATATGATGGCGGCCTGTCACCAGCGCATGATGATGATGCACGATATGATGGAGCAGATGGCGGCTCACCAGAACATGGCGCAAGACGATTAGGAGATGGTGGCCGGACTCTCGCTCGTGCCTAAGGCCGGCCGCCCTCTTAACAAGGCTGTGATATTGGCAAGAGACCCGACCCCCTCATGAGTTAAATTTGGACCCTCACGCGCCGAGGATCATCACGCTCCATCACCGCAAGAGATGAGGGTTCGCAGAGCAATACAGACACAATAGGTCGCACGACCATCGCCAAGACCGGAACCCTTAGAGAATGAAAAGAATACAATTCATGGCTATTGTAGCTGCCAGCTTGCTCATCGTCGGACCAGTTCAGGCTCATGGCGACGAAAAGCATGGCGAAGAGACGAGCGCCGCGCCTGCCGCCGCGAATGGCGATGCGCATGACCAGGCGGCCATGGCGCAGATGGGCGACGGCGGAGCGGTCGGCGAGCCCTCAGCCGCGCACGACGAAGCAAGTGGAGGCCATGACGAGGCTGGTGGCCATGCTGATGAGGGCGATTCCGGCGTCATCGCCGTCCTGAAAAAACTGCATCCGGCGACCATCCACTTCCCGATCGCCCTGTTTCTCATGGCTGCTGCCACCGAGTTGTTCGTCATGCGCCGGAAAGATGCAGGGCTTGAGAGCGCGGTGCGCGTACTCGTCCACGGCGGAGCAATCGGCGCAGTCGTCGCAGTCCTGTTCGGATGGATCCACACCGGCCTTTGGTTCGGCGGCGATGCCGTCATGCAGGTCCATCGATGGAACGGGATGCTGATCGCGGTCCTCGGTCTGGCGATGGCCTATCTGGCGAGCCGTGCTTCCGCGAGCCGGACCGCGCTTCGCGCCGCAATCTTTGCCATGGCCGCTCTAGTGCTGGTGCAGGGATTTCTGGGCGGCGAGCTTGCGCACGGTGCCAATCATCTTGGTATCTCCTGGCTTTGAAGGATAGAATGATGCGCAGATCGAATCGGAACGGGTTTGTTGCCCCCCTTGCTGCGGCGGCACTGGGGCTAGGGCTCGCTGCATGTGATCAGACGCAGGACACTTCATCAGAAGCTGAAGCCTTGCCACTGTATACGGCCCCGCCGACCGAGAGCACAGGTCCTGGCGAAGGCGAAAGAGACAACGCTGCCTCTCCCGCTGGAGAGGCCAACACGAACCGGTCGGATGAAGCTGTGACTGCCGGTAGGCAACCAGACCGACCGGCGAGCACTCCGGTAGTAGCGCCGTCACCTGCGGCCACTCCCCCGCCGATGAATGCGAAGCCTAGCGACACACCCGATCCGCATGCGGGCCACAATATGCCGTCCATGCCAGACCATGACATGTCCTCGCTGTACGATCGGGCGGATGGTTCATGACCTGGCGTTTCGCCTTCTGATCGGCCCGAAAACGGCCGACGCTCCTTTCACCTGTCACTACGAATAACATGTCATCGTTTGCCAAAGGCGCTTTATCTCATCTGTCCGATTCTGGGGGTATTGATGGGGGTATTTGCAAGGTGATTCAAAAAGTTGATTAGGTAAATCAGCATGTTATACGCTCCCTATATTTCCCTCCTCCGCTACCAAATCCCAACAAGATTTGTGATTGGCGCTCGTCTGCCATAGTCTTCCAACGGGTCCGGGGGAGATTGGTTATGAGTGCTTTCGCGCGATCCTTAATCGTTGCAGTTACGGTTCCCGCTTTGGCCCTGCCTGCGATGCAGGCGCAGGCCCATCATCCCGTTGTCCACGAACTGGGGGCAATGCGTGTTGCAAGTATGCAGCAAGCCGCATTGGCCTTCCTTGGCACGCTGACCGATAGACAACGTGAAACGGTCACCAGCACGCTGGACGACAACGCCACCAGGACAAGCTGGTCCAACCTGCCGGTTAGCATGGCGCCGAGATCAGGACTGGTCGTAGCTGAAATGTCATCCGCGCAGCGTCGCGCGCTGCATGCGATGATGGCGTCGGCCCTTTCGAGCCAGGGCTACCTCAAGTCAGCGACGATCATGTGGCACGAGGATGTGCTGCGCGGGATGTTCGACGCGATGGTCGAAGCAATGCCGGACAACGATGCGCGCAAAGCCCAAGCGCTCGCTTTTGCTGACAATTACGACAGCGAGAAGTTTTTTGTCACGGTATTCGGGGATCCCGAAAGTGACGATTGGGGATGGCTGGTTACGGGGCATCATTTTGCTGCCAATTTCACCGTCTCTGGCGGCAAAATCGCGTTCACACCGATGTTTGTGGGAGCCAATCCGCAGGTCGTCCAGGAGGGGCGTTACGCTGGCTGGCGATTGCTGCAGCATGAATCGGACAGGGCGTTGGATTTGCTTAGGTCGCTCGATAACAGCCAGCTTGCGCAGGCCGTCGTTTCGGCAGAAGTCGATGGCGATATTTTTGCCGGGCCGGGCAATCAGCAAAGCCACAAGCAGGCCTTTGGGATAAAAGCCTCGGAACTGAACCCGCTTCAGCGCCGCCTGCTGGACGGGCTCCTGGACGAATATCTCAGTGATGCGTCGAACGAGGCAGCCGCACGGCAACGCGCCTCAATCGAAGCAGACGGTCCAGAAGCTTTGAGATTTGCGTGGTGGGGAACCACCAACGAACCAAGGGGCCGCTATATGTTTAGAGTGCAGGGCCCGTCAGTTCTGATTGATTTTGTCCGCGAGGGGTCTGGCGACGGAGCATACAATCACGTCCATTCAATCATGCGTGATCCGTCGAATGACTACGGTGCCGACTGGCTTAGGCTCCACTATCAGGAAGCGCACCAGGAATAGCGCGCTAGATCCGCGTCGAGTCCCTCCTCCGCTACCATTATTACGGCACGAGAACCGCGGCGCCTTGCAGCAGGCCCTGGCGCAAATCCGACAATGCGCGGTCCGCATCCACCAGAGAATATTGCGTAGTTTGGGTGCGTATGGCTGCCAAGCGGTCTGCCGTCAGGAATTGCGTTCCATCTTCGCGAGTGAGGTTCGCCACGGACTCTATGCGGCGTTCGCCCCATAGGTCGGCGTATGGGAAGGACGGAATGTCAGTCATGTGGATTCCAGCACAGATAACCCGTCCACCCTTGCGGACTGCCTTGAGCGCTACGGGAAGGAGTGCGCCTGCAGGGGCAAAGATGATCGCTGCATCGAGTTCAACCC from Erythrobacter mangrovi encodes:
- a CDS encoding PepSY domain-containing protein, translating into MATRSFKLRLHVLGSKLHKWLAIFVGVQVLLWMATGALMSFLDIEEVRSEHVVSRAPEVLPADAVMPQWLDSSEGVVSLATRAVGGRAVTEVRREDGSVTLRDPESGMLLSPLPAASAQAIARRAWTGPRTTIAKTLFVEDAVGTEFRGPFPAWQITYGDEDNTRVYIDASSGSVLAARSDTWRLFDFVWGLHIMDWTQRDRINSWWLLLFGIGGTIIAVSGFVLLANRFPKIRRRAKPVPNAP
- a CDS encoding DUF3500 domain-containing protein produces the protein MSAFARSLIVAVTVPALALPAMQAQAHHPVVHELGAMRVASMQQAALAFLGTLTDRQRETVTSTLDDNATRTSWSNLPVSMAPRSGLVVAEMSSAQRRALHAMMASALSSQGYLKSATIMWHEDVLRGMFDAMVEAMPDNDARKAQALAFADNYDSEKFFVTVFGDPESDDWGWLVTGHHFAANFTVSGGKIAFTPMFVGANPQVVQEGRYAGWRLLQHESDRALDLLRSLDNSQLAQAVVSAEVDGDIFAGPGNQQSHKQAFGIKASELNPLQRRLLDGLLDEYLSDASNEAAARQRASIEADGPEALRFAWWGTTNEPRGRYMFRVQGPSVLIDFVREGSGDGAYNHVHSIMRDPSNDYGADWLRLHYQEAHQE
- a CDS encoding DUF2231 domain-containing protein; translation: MAIVAASLLIVGPVQAHGDEKHGEETSAAPAAANGDAHDQAAMAQMGDGGAVGEPSAAHDEASGGHDEAGGHADEGDSGVIAVLKKLHPATIHFPIALFLMAAATELFVMRRKDAGLESAVRVLVHGGAIGAVVAVLFGWIHTGLWFGGDAVMQVHRWNGMLIAVLGLAMAYLASRASASRTALRAAIFAMAALVLVQGFLGGELAHGANHLGISWL
- a CDS encoding YybH family protein yields the protein MDHSAHSEHSVSTPMDHTEQGMNHAEHMSAMNDDVAGAEAVLTLYRDALTSRDAEAMAALFAEESFVYENGKAEGSFTHYMEHHLGPELDAITSFTFGEPTLAVTRMGHMAYGRETYTYRIELADGRVIDREGVATSVLAHDADGWKIVQYHSSSRAPRNN
- a CDS encoding copper resistance protein B, whose translation is MKIRIASLLASVAAGSVLASPAAAQHAGHSPAEPQQGAEAQADAKTKCEEEAERHRAMGHPVADGACEPAAQSEAAMDHSEMDHSTMDHGSMTARDGHSSMTMPIDAARPQASPESHEGMDHGSMPQGKPAEGAMDRSQMNHGEMGQAEASSSMDHGQMDHSQMNHGQTPSQDMQGMDHSAMQMGSDADIPLLPPPPEAGSGPARAAVAIWGEEAMNEARRELVRETDGGIRFWFQGDRLEYRARDGKDGYLWDIQGYYGGDIDKFWFKSEGEGSFGEPIEGAEVQALWSRAIAPFFDFQAGVRQDLTAPERTHAVIGIQGLMPYRFEIDAAAFVSTKGDVTARIEGELDQRITQRLILQPRAELALSAQDIPELGISAGLDRIEAGLRLRYEFGREFAPYVGVSQEWRIGDSADYARAVGEDPSVTNYVVGLRFWF
- a CDS encoding copper resistance system multicopper oxidase, which translates into the protein MPAVNRRKFLGTGAGGIGLLGLAGAMPAWARGANILAGNARKGLDEVAGPNIDLTVARSAFATGNRSGGAIAVNGSIPGPLLRLKEGTTVRLNVHNQLEEDTSIHWHGLLVPFELDGVPGVSFPGVKPGETFTAEFPVRQSGTYWWHSHSGLQEQAGHYGAIVVDPAGPDPVQADREYIVVLSEFSEMSPHTIFDKLKKGEGYFNYNQNTWTDDYPLSGEDRRMWARMRMMPTDILDVSSAAYTYLLNGHGPLDNLEYLFRPGERVRLRFINAGAMTFFNIRIPGLPMTIVQADGQNVEPVEVDEFQIGVAETYDVVVTPGAQQAYTLVAESMDRSGMGIATLASAPGARAAIPPLRDPPLLTMADMGMSGMDHGSSGDAGMSGMDHGSGGDMAGMDHGSSGQSEMAGMAGMSGMQMRDTSLLPPDVKVGPGLDMVSMNPVDRMGDPGIGLADVPHRTLDYRKLRALTPHREGRTPSRRMEIHLTGNMERYMWSFDGKKFSAVSDEPIRFAYNERVRVKLVNDTMMAHPIHLHGHFFELVNGASADRQPLKHTVILQPGGSAQLDLTADEPGDWAFHCHLLYHMHAGMFQIVTVANPDGSEA